From the Cloeon dipterum chromosome 4, ieCloDipt1.1, whole genome shotgun sequence genome, the window aatacatcaaaaataataactttttgttcaactgaagcaaaatttaaataactcgTTTTGGCTAACCAACTTTGGTCCCTCTTTTATACTAGTTTATTCTAGATTTTGCATGTGTACGAGGAAAAGAGGTGTCAAACTGAATTTCAAACCCATGATCACTCCTGCTCCAAGGATGAAAAATGTGCCAGTGACATCCTCCACGCTCAGCCTGCGCTCGTGAGGCATCTTTTTTGTGTACTCAACGCGAATGGTGCCTGTGGCTGTGTTCCTGAGACGGCGGCGGTGCTCCTGATACGAGATATCTTGCTCCGCCTTCGCGATGAAGCCAAACTGCATGCACAGGGAACAAGAGTTAGAAGCGCCTGCGAGCTGTGTACCATGCAACCTGCGAAACGCGGTCGTTTCGCGGGCTTGCCTGACTCGTTACCTGCGATAAGAGGTGGATCCAAGGGTCGATGGCCGGCCGGATGGCGGGGGTGGTGAGGAACGAGGGCAGCAGCGGCAGGAAGCACTGCGTGCCCAGGTGCAGGGCCTTTTTGCCCGACAGGATGCCCTTAAGCTCGTCGCTGCTTTCGTACTGCAGGCGCTCGCGGGACCCCAGAAACGCGTAACTTGCGGAAAGTTTGACATTTATTTCAAGGAAATTGTTGTTTaactaacaatttttctctaaatattttaaaattttgaactttctaaaaattcctTATATTTTACAAGGATTTTACAGACACTTATGAATTAAtgcgtttaaaaattaaaattaaaaaatgtattgaaattaacttaaaatagaattgataaaaaataacaagttaaaattaattgtttcgaTGTTATTTTTGCTAACTCAAtgagcaagaaaaaaacacattaaaaatggcgttgttttaaatcttatttaaccattttaagTTCGTATTTCTAATTTCAAAAGGAGATTTTTACCGGGCTGATTTGCTGACGTTCCTGATTCCGTCCTCGACCTTGGGCAGCCATTCAAACCCCGCCTGGATGTGTCTCGAGACAGGATCTTCCGCGTCCTGCAGCCACTTCTCCCAGCCAGAgcttcctgaaaaaaaaaacactttgcAGATCGAGCTATTGCAGTTAGATTCTTACCCAGGGTGCCCCAGCGAAAGCCTTTGATGTTCAGGATTTCTTCAGCCGACTCGACGGTGCTGGGGAAGACGGGCATCGTGACGAAGGCGATAATTGACGACGTGTACGCGGCCGTGATGATGACCGTAAAGATCCAGTAAAAGGTGAGCAATATCCTGACGCTGATGCGGTCGCTCCACACGCGGCCGCGCACGAAGAAGGCGTTTGTAAACGTGCCGAAAACCAGCCAGAAGGCGTCCAGACGCGTTTGAGACGCCCTCGGCCGCCTGaagatataataattatttcataaaaacttTATGCCGAAAGTTTCAAGCAAACCCTTTTGCATGGGGGCTGGCTGCCGAAGCCATCGATAGGAAAATGTAGACCAGTGTCAGGATAATCCAAACTACCAACTGAAACGGTCCCAAAATAGCTCTGTGGCGTGACAATGCGGTCGATGCTCGTGTGAGAAAAACGGCACAGTcctatgaataattttagtttttaatggaaaaatttagaGGTACCCTTTCCAGCCAtgatccaattttaaattaaaatggagtAAAAGTGCACCTGAGTATAGGGCACCGTGGTGGCAAGGTCGTGCGTCTCCCTAGAGAAAAAAACTCCACCGGATGCAATCTCTGCGCCCAAACTCGCAACAGCCTCCTTCAAGGGGTTAGTTCCTTCGTTTTCAGCCACAAACTTAATTGTGAACGTGAAGTTGAGTTTGTAAGCGAGCAGTTCCACAATGGTGCGTTCAATGCCGGACCACTCTGTACCTTTAAAAgtcacataaaaataaagtggTAAGACGTTTAcgcaaaagatttttaaacctGTCTCATTCGGTCTATGAATGCTGTAGGGAGGTTCATTGCGCACGATTACCGAGATCTGCGTTGGAAACCATGGATTGAGAAATTTGGTCGACATGACGGGTCGCTTTCGGTGAGCGCTGGCAATCACAATCATTTTCCACGGTCGACCATCCCATCTTTAATACACACACcatcacaaaataaatgacaCAACAATTTATATCCGATCTCTAATCTACATCAACGTTCAGCaatgacataatttttatttataacaatATAAACTGTAAATGCTGCTGATTTTTTGGCAAGAATTTTCACTATACATCCATCCAttgagtaaatttttgtttggaaattacagtttaattgaaaatataatgcatttaataataatttcattcaattgaaAACATAATGGAAAATTGCTATAATATATTgctgtcaaaataattatttccatcaAGGATAATTATTCGATGgagcaaaatatgaatttactAGTTGACAGCTTCACCcttcaaaatcaaactttttttcTATCTAAAATGTGCTTATAtatgaattataataaaaattacttgttAACAAACTCTTCTACTCGCCACAAAGGTGAGGCGGTGACAAGCATGAGCGCCGAGCCATGCGACGTGCCGGCCCTGCTGATGGCCCTCGCGTCCTCCACGTGCTGCACCATGAACACCAGGACCGCGCAACTTCCGTCCCGCGGCACTGGACTCTGTCCCACCGTATTGATCGAGCCGGACAGACGACCGTGCGTCAGTCCCTTTGAAAAGCCCGTGGCGATTTATTTTACCcgttcattttcaaattaatctaaaCCTGAGAAAGCTCGCCAGACAGCAGCTTTTGAACTCCGCAAGAGTTTTCGAGGAAGCGATCGTAGCGCAAGACGGGCACGCAGCTGGAAAAGTATGTGTCTAGCACGCGGGACACCATCCGACTCAGCATCAGGTCTTCAGGACATTGGTTTTGGTTAGGTAGACGTAACCCGACCTGGGCTTCGgaagctgtaaaattttattttgttcagaattattgtattttgattggcacataaattttatttgaaaataattcatttaaaacattttttgttttctgcctctatatttatttattattttaaagaggaagaAAGTTGTAGCACAATATTTACAATACAGCAGCCGAAACTTTATAGTTGAACAGaacatttctgtagaaatacggaTGCTCGCAATACACCAAAGATGCtgcatatttaatataaaatgaaacattatGGCAACCTCGAGTGCCTCTTCCTTCATTGGCGttaaccaaaattttgtaataattaatattgaaattttgcatatcaacgtgattaaaattattttaataaaaaatgagaaaaaatatctcatcaatttttcagtgtgaaaacaaatttaaattttaaaatatttttaatgctataGAATTTTCtcatgaatttaaaagttcTGTTAGTTTTATGTGGCTAATTTTACGTGGGGGGGGGCTTCCTATTTAATCGAATTCGGATTCAgatacaataaaattgaatagctGACCTCTCGAGAATCTTTTCTGGTAGTTTTCGCTGGTACCAAAGTTGTCAACCCATTCATCCTGCTCGAATTCATCATTTTGCTCTGCACTGATTTGATCGTGGCCTAGCTCGCCGTTGATGCGAAAAAAGTCGCACTCGCTTTTCCACTCGCCATCCACGTTGGTGTCGCAAATGATTTGCAGTCCGTGGTTGTTGACTGGCAGCAAAAACAGAATCAACAGCGGCAAAGCCATCTTCGGCCGATGCTTCGGAGGGACTGACCGAAAATAACAACAGCC encodes:
- the Ir21a gene encoding ionotropic receptor 21a, with product MIVIASAHRKRPVMSTKFLNPWFPTQISVIVRNEPPYSIHRPNETGTEWSGIERTIVELLAYKLNFTFTIKFVAENEGTNPLKEAVASLGAEIASGGVFFSRETHDLATTVPYTQDCAVFLTRASTALSRHRAILGPFQLVVWIILTLVYIFLSMASAASPHAKGRPRASQTRLDAFWLVFGTFTNAFFVRGRVWSDRISVRILLTFYWIFTVIITAAYTSSIIAFVTMPVFPSTVESAEEILNIKGFRWGTLGSSGWEKWLQDAEDPVSRHIQAGFEWLPKVEDGIRNVSKSARYAFLGSRERLQYESSDELKGILSGKKALHLGTQCFLPLLPSFLTTPAIRPAIDPWIHLLSQFGFIAKAEQDISYQEHRRRLRNTATGTIRVEYTKKMPHERRLSVEDVTGTFFILGAGVIMGFTSLACERVIYWFKVNQIAARISSSVNKARRKVSVLSGSNSCKSSQLSLRLRSGRIWSKGARGSTLGSMLEMVPEKGAQFTPNSPDRDVRHVIEEDEEMGIDGRTEGTTLGRTHSQSDEEMVQQQQVEREQAEKQLSEISSQSPPSTK